GCTGGCGCTGCCGCGCCGGCGCCTCGATGATGCGACGAGCCGGCTCGGCCGCGGCCTGATGGTGTCCACCGAACGCAAGCGGGCACGATTCTTTGCCGTAAAACTGACGCCGGCGATGCTGTCGCAGAGGATTGCCGAGGCGCGGCGCACCAACGACCGGAACCTTTTGCGGGCGCAAGGGGCGCTGCGCGCGCTGGCGAGGGCACGGCGCGCTGAATTGAACCGCGCCGCTGATCAGTTGCCAAAATGCGCCAAGGCGTCGTTGCAGCGTCACAGGCAGCAGTTGGCTTTGCTGCAAGGCCGCATCACAATCGAGCCGACGGCGCGGCGGCAACGGGTGCAGAGGGATTTGCTGACGGCTCTAACCAGACGTGGCAGCCAAGCGGTGCTGCTCAGGCTGGAGCGGTTGCGCAGCCGCGTTGGCCAGGCCGACCGGCTGATGGCGACGCTTTCGCACAAGGCCGTCCTGGCGCGTGGCTTCGCCTTGGTGAAAGATGCCGACGGCGCCGTCATCAAGCAGGCGGCCGACGTGGCATCGGGAATGGCGCTTTCGCTGGAGTTCGCCGACGGCACGGCGGATGCGGTGGCAACCAGCGGTGCCGCGCGGCCAAGGCCGGCTGCCAAGCCGGCGGCCAAGACCAAGGAACCGGGCAAACAGGGATCGCTGTTCTAGAGCCGGATGATTTCAGGTCGAATCGACCTACAATCTGAATCCGGCTCTAAATCATAGGGTTAGAGCATGATGTCATCCGAAAACCGCTTCACACTTTTCGGCATCATGCTCTGAGATCATGACCGGCAATCCGCATCACCTGGCAACGCCGTCAGGCAAGCCGCGCGCGCGAAGCGTCGGCATCGGCTTTGACGGAACGCCCGGGCCGTTCAATGCGATCACCGACGTGCCCGGTGTCGCGGTCGGCTATTCGACGCTGATATCGGGCGATGGCGCGCTCGTCGTCGGCAAGGGGCCGGTGCGCACCGGCGTCACCGCCATTCTGCCGAGGCCGCGTACCGAATTGGCCGCGCCAGTTTTCGCCGGCATCTTCAGCCAGAACGGCAATGGTGAGTTGACCGGCTCGCATATCGTCGAGGAAACCGGTGCTTTCAACTTCCCGATCACAATCACCAACACGCATTCCTGCGGGGTTTCGCGTGACGGCACGCTGCGTTGGATGAACCAGGCGCTGCCGGCCGCAATCGACAGTGCCTGGGGCCTGCCGGTGGCGGCGGAGACCTATGACGGGTTCCTCAACGACATAAACGGCCACCATTTGACGTTTGCGCATGTCGCCGAGGCGCTCGATGGCGCGGCGGGCGGCCCGGTCGAGGAAGGCAGCGTCGGCGGCGGCACCGGCATGATCACTTTCGGCTTCAAGGCCGGTTCCGGCACGGCGTCACGCATCGTCGCATGGCAAGGGCGCAGCTACACGGTGGGCGCCTTCGTGCAGTCGAATTTCGGCAAGCGGCGCAATTTTACCCTTCGTGGCCTGCGTGCCGGACCGGACCTTGTCGAGCCGGCTGTCCGCGAGGGAACGCCGCGCGCCGAAAAGGGCTCCATCATTGCCGTCATCGCCACCGACGCGCCGTTCCTGCCGCACCAGATGAAGCGGCTGGCTCGCCGTGTGCCGCTCGGCGTCGCCATGACCGGCGGCTTCGGCTATCACAGCTCGGGCGATATCTTTCTCGCCTTCTCGACAGCCAATCCCGACGCGGCGCTGGCGCCATCGGGCCGCATCGCCAATGCCGATTTCATCCCCGATACGGACATCGATCCGTTTTTCGACGCGGTGATCCAGACCGTGGAAGAATCGATCCTCAACACCCTTGTCGCCAATGACGACATGACCGGGCGCGACGGCAATTTCGTGCCGGCACTGCCGAAGGCGTGGCTGAAGGAAAAGTTCGGCTGAGACGAAACGCGGGCCAGATGGCCCGCGCATTCAGGCAGCTTCGACCCTCAATCTATTCCGCGGCCTTGCTCGAAGGCTGCTGGTTTTCGTCGGCCTCGGCGGCTTCCTCGAGCCTGGAGGCGATCAACTCCTGAATATCGCCGACTTCCTCCTGGATGTCCTCCAACGGGATGCCGACCTCGGCCGCCTTGG
The genomic region above belongs to Mesorhizobium sp. B4-1-4 and contains:
- a CDS encoding P1 family peptidase, with protein sequence MTGNPHHLATPSGKPRARSVGIGFDGTPGPFNAITDVPGVAVGYSTLISGDGALVVGKGPVRTGVTAILPRPRTELAAPVFAGIFSQNGNGELTGSHIVEETGAFNFPITITNTHSCGVSRDGTLRWMNQALPAAIDSAWGLPVAAETYDGFLNDINGHHLTFAHVAEALDGAAGGPVEEGSVGGGTGMITFGFKAGSGTASRIVAWQGRSYTVGAFVQSNFGKRRNFTLRGLRAGPDLVEPAVREGTPRAEKGSIIAVIATDAPFLPHQMKRLARRVPLGVAMTGGFGYHSSGDIFLAFSTANPDAALAPSGRIANADFIPDTDIDPFFDAVIQTVEESILNTLVANDDMTGRDGNFVPALPKAWLKEKFG
- a CDS encoding DUF768 domain-containing protein — translated: MSEHAIEFLRGWIGEKVHCQAHARIEKQAETLAKECAAKAAEVGIPLEDIQEEVGDIQELIASRLEEAAEADENQQPSSKAAE